A stretch of Colletotrichum lupini chromosome 2, complete sequence DNA encodes these proteins:
- a CDS encoding BRCA1 C Terminus domain-containing protein, whose amino-acid sequence MDSPRSRDSSEPAIDPAHPFKGVVVCCTSIPPDQRTQIATKTEELGGIHKYDLTPDVTHLVVGDYDTPKYRHVAKERTDIKVMDAKWIDTVGDLWMKDADIDFAALEREWQLKPLETCGHVVDAADSTEAKRGSLLLCMTGFDDPDQRNSIIEKITSNGGAYTGDLTKRVSHLIVRKPEGKKYKAARAWNIRTVSLAWLEQSIERGLILDEQCFDPVLPAEEQGQGAWNRVTPRKASAGKRSRSGAGEIGQRKLRKTASMKLGSQRDMLWGDILGNKPSAESAGLGDTADRIEVQDSGVHDRMVQPAPDAGIFSACSFFMSGFEPWKSKILADTIVSLGGQVCDSFQELCTKGYEARSTRRLLIVPQESQPTTHLRVPPEHIDKIQIVTEFFIERCLHNKAFRDPDNHILGRPLPVFPIHGFKDISICTAGFSGIDLLHVEKAITQIGARFASRLNDTTSVLVCRALAETRKEKLKLALDNNIPAVSSEWLWECMTTGFNVPIKEFMFPELGQPSSLQPKPKPKETTREDMKQAFQRTRSEPVPQASRKPAARHSTVVGGIDTTAFLDDEGRQKPATLTAKVPAVRETSSAAFAHRETTIAKAESTASLQFQTAKTHQADSFGAGTVLPSLTDATPSDLKAEQPVRQPVGLARTTSVADSLDATPISLAEAQAPVEPEAVTDAASEQNQVKTKPIDCDEEETEAERKRQRDAMKNAEKEDLTSKLASLIESKPSSENAHDVEGSGPLQQPTRRAKRIFGRAISNASAASSGSAESRMDSMGRTAEEKPQQEKEPEPPSTQIQYQDPGAQQHRAKMMSKIASVGSEGAGKAVAPSPPVVSQPARKKISTIGGFDFSDEARPNTRQLRRK is encoded by the exons ATGGACTCCCCTCGCAGTCGGGACTCGAGCGAGCCGGCCATCGACCCTGCGCATCCCTTCAAGGGCGTGGTTGTGTGCTGCACAAGCATCCCGCCAGACCAGCGA ACACAAATAGCAACAAAGACTGAAGAACTCGGAGGCATCCACAAGTACGATCTAACTCCCGACGTGACACATCTTGTCGTAGGAGACTACGACACACCCAAATACCGACATGTCGCCAAAGAACGAACCGATATCAAGGTCATGGATGCCAAATGGATCGATACAGTAGGAGATCTATGGATGAAGGATGCCGATATTGACTTTGCCGCTCTCGAACGAGAGTGGCAGCTCAAGCCGCTGGAGACGTGCGGCCATGTGGTCGATGCAGCCGATTCTACTGAAGCTAAGCGCGGGAGTCTGTTGCTTTGTATGACTGGCTTCGACGATC CCGATCAACGCAACAGCATCATCGAGAAAATCACTTCCAACGGCGGCGCATATACGGGCGATCTAACAAAACGAGTCTCTCACTTGATCGTCCGAAAACCGGAAGGAAAGAAGTATAAGGCCGCCAGAGCATGGAATATCCGCACAGTATCGCTGGCCTGGCTCGAGCAGAGCATCGAACGCGGCCTGATCCTCGACGAGCAGTGTTTCGATCCCGTCCTGCCGGCCGAGGAGCAAGGCCAGGGCGCCTGGAACAGAGTAACACCAAGGAAGGCGTCCGCAGGGAAAAGATCGAGATCAGGCGCGGGCGAGATTGGGCAGAGAAAGCTCAGGAAAACGGCCAGCATGAAGCTCGGCAGCCAGCGAGACATGCTTTGGGGAGATATCCTCGGTAACAAGCCTTCCGCCGAGTCCGCCGGGCTTGGTGATACGGCGGACAGGATTGAAGTTCAAGACTCTGGCGTCCACGATCGAATGGTCCAGCCTGCTCCTGACGCAGGTATATTCTCTGCATGCTCTTTCTTCATGTCTGGGTTTGAGCCATGGAAATCCAAAATTCTCGCAGACACCATAGTTTCCCTGGGGGGACAAGTTTGCGACTCCTTCCAAGAACTTTGCACCAAAGGCTATGAAGCGAGATCGACCCGCAGGCTTCTTATTGTCCCACAAGAATCCCAGCCGACAACGCACCTTCGGGTTCCGCCTGAGCACATCGACAAGATCCAAATAGTGACCGAGTTCTTCATCGAGCGATGCCTGCATAACAAAGCTTTTCGCGACCCAGACAACCATATTCTAGGTCGCCCGCTACCAGTATTCCCAATTCACGGCTTCAAGGATATCTCCATCTGCACGGCGGGGTTTAGTGGAATCGACCTGCTGCATGTGGAAAAGGCAATCACACAGATTGGTGCTCGGTTCGCATCACGGCTCAACGACACAACCTCGGTGCTGGTGTGTAGGGCGCTCGCGGAAACGAGGAAGGAGAAGCTGAAATTGGCCCTCGACAATAACATCCCGGCTGTCAGCTCGGAGTGGCTTTGGGAGTGCATGACAACAGGCTTCAATGTGCCAATCAAGGAGTTCATGTTTCCTGAACTGGGCCAGCCTTCTAGTCTCCAGCCCAAGCCAAAGCCCAAGGAGACAACTAGGGAGGATATGAAGCAGGCTTTCCAAAGGACAAGGTCTGAGCCTGTGCCTCAAGCTTCGAGAAAGCCAGCGGCAAGGCACTCTACAGTCGTGGGTGGAATCGACACAACAGCCTTCCTAGACGATGAAGGTCGGCAGAAACCTGCTACATTAACTGCGAAGGTTCCAGCCGTGAGAGAGACTTCGTCGGCAGCCTTTGCGCATCGCGAGACAACGATTGCAAAGGCTGAGTCGACCGCCTCCCTTCAGTTCCAGACAGCCAAGACGCACCAGGCAGACAGTTTTGGTGCTGGGACAGTGCTACCGTCATTGACAGACGCAACGCCCAGCGACTTGAAGGCGGAGCAGCCAGTGAGGCAACCTGTGGGACTGGCCAGAACCACGAGCGTAGCCGACAGCCTGGATGCGACCCCTATTTCTCTAGCTGAAGCGCAAGCTCCCGTCGAGCCCGAGGCTGTTACCGATGCAGCCAGCGAGCAAAACCAAGTCAAGACGAAACCAATAGATTGCGACGAAGAGGAAACGGAGGCGGAGCGCAAACGTCAACGGGACGCAATGAAGAATGCGGAGAAAGAAGACCTAACTTCCAAGCTCGCATCTCTGATCGAGTCGAAACCCAGCAGCGAGAATGCCCACGATGTGGAAGGCTCAGGCCCGTTGCAGCAACCGACAAGACGTGCCAAACGAATATTTGGGCGTGCTATCAGCAACGCGTCGGCAGCATCTAGCGGAAGCGCCGAGTCGCGCATGGACTCGATGGGCCGGACCGCGGAGGAGAAGCCTCAGCAGGAGAAGGAGCCGGAACCACCATCGACGCAAATACAGTACCAGGATCCCGGCGCCCAGCAGCATCGGGCCAAGATGATGAGCAAAATTGCCAGCGTTGGCAGCGAGGGTGCCGGCAAAGCGGTGGCTCCGTCTCCTCCCGTCGTCAGTCAGCCTGCCAGGAAGAAGATTTCTACCATTGGAGGATTTGACTTTAGTGACGAGGCAAGGCCCAATACCAGGCAACTCAGACGCAAGTAG